The following are from one region of the Gossypium hirsutum isolate 1008001.06 chromosome D03, Gossypium_hirsutum_v2.1, whole genome shotgun sequence genome:
- the LOC107929292 gene encoding putative disease resistance protein RGA3 isoform X1 gives MAEFFAFEIAGKVLEKLGSAAYERISLAWGVREEFEKLKLTLAAIRAVVLDAEQQQARSLELSLWLQRFKDACYDVEDLIDEFEIQALRRLVLKRGSTGRKVRHFFSGSNPWAFSFRMGYKIKKANEILNEVAAEKAKFHLTEKHETNVIRRERETYSFVKTSSVIGRDEAKQHLVNFLMNPTDGEDIPVLPTVGIGGIGKTTLAQLVFNEESVKSHFVLRIWVCVTEDFDIKQLMIKIIKSATGRECKDMNKEESHKVLQDCLNGKRFFMVLDDVWNEDKKKWSELKDLLCGGAQGSRIIVTTRSRKVATIIGTTPQYDLEHLSYENCLSLFLKLAFKEGEEKQHDNLVRIGEGIVQKCKGVALAVKTLGSLLCSTRVQHDWELVRDSELWKLKQEENDILPALKLSYDHLPWYLKQCFAFCSVFPKDFEFNPLYLIPLWMANGFLQSPYENEEPEDIGNRYIQELLSRSFFQQVEDKFLTFTFKMHDLVHDLALSVVQNEVNSCNHYSTGNVRHLLFDLLKQDGSQLPNNLSCLQSLFLLDEEGKADSESLIAKFISRSKHLRVLHFSGCSFEHLPNNIRYLKQLRYLNLAYNGNIKRLPNSICNLQSLEILDLGGCTRIEELPKDIRYLISLRKLMVTTKQTRLQENGICCLSTLRILAFFECENLEKLCEDIQNLTALRELYIEECNNLVSLPQGLKYLTTLENLAIVNCEKLDLTLEELELERKEEGSLRKLWIGGVPKLESLPQWILLGSTKTLQHLYIGELENVSRLPTWFQDLTSLQSLYIKNCPKLSSLAEGMQHLTALKRLMIGGCPKLSKRCIEETGEDWPKIAHVVDIIVES, from the coding sequence TGAATTCTTTGCATTCGAGATCGCCGGAAAAGTATTGGAGAAACTAGGGAGTGCTGCCTATGAAAGAATTAGCTTGGCATGGGGTGTTCGAGAGGAGTTTGAAAAGCTTAAGCTGACCCTAGCTGCTATCAGAGCTGTGGTCCTGGATGCTGAACAACAACAGGCTCGTAGCCTGGAGCTCAGTCTTTGGCTACAAAGGTTCAAAGATGCTTGCTACGACGTGGAAGATTTGATTGACGAGTTCGAGATCCAAGCGTTGAGGAGGCTAGTCCTGAAACGGGGAAGCACTGGAAGGAAGGTACGCCATTTCTTTTCTGGCTCTAATCCTTGGGCATTTAGCTTTAGGATGggctataaaataaaaaaggcgAACGAGATATTGAATGAGGTTGCAGCTGAAAAGGCCAAGTTTCATCTCACTGAAAAACATGAAACTAATGTCATACGTCGTGAGAGGGAAACCTACTCCTTTGTTAAGACATCTAGTGTCATCGGTCGAGATGAAGCTAAACAACACCTAGTTAACTTCTTAATGAATCCAACTGATGGGGAAGATATCCCTGTCCTTCCCACAGTTGGGATCGGAGGTATTGGGAAAACTACCCTGGCCCAATTGGTGTTTAACGAGGAGAGTGTGAAGTCGCATTTTGTATTGAGAATCTGGGTGTGTGTTACAGAGGATTTTGACATCAAACAACTGatgataaaaatcattaaatctgCCACTGGCAGAGAGTGCAAGGACATGAATAAGGAGGAATCACATAAAGTTTTACAAGATTGTTTGAATGGAAAAAGATTTTTTATGGTGCTAGATGATGTATGGAACGAGGACAAGAAGAAATGGAGTGAGCTGAAAGATTTGTTGTGTGGGGGAGCCCAAGGGAGTAGAATCATTGTCACAACTCGTAGCCGTAAAGTGGCTACAATCATAGGCACAACACCTCAGTATGATTTAGAACATCTTTCTTATGAGAATTGTCTATCATTGTTTCTTAAACTTGCCTTTAAAGAAGGTGAAGAGAAACAACATGACAATCTTGTAAGAATCGGGGAAGGAATTGTTCAAAAATGCAAAGGGGTTGCTTTGGCCGTGAAGACTTTAGGCAGCCTACTCTGTTCAACTAGGGTACAACATGATTGGGAACTTGTGAGAGATAGTGAGCTATGGAAGTTGAAACAGGAGGAAAATGACATCTTGCCTGCTCTAAAACTAAGTTATGATCATTTGCCCTGGTATTTAAAGCAATGTTTCGCCTTTTGTTCAGTTTTTCCAAAAGATTTTGAATTCAATCCTCTCTATTTGATCCCGTTGTGGATGGCAAATGGCTTTTTGCAATCACCATACGAAAATGAAGAGCCAGAAGATATTGGGAATCGGTATATACAAGAGTTACTATCAAGATCTTTCTTCCAACAAGTTGAAGATAAGTTTTTAACTTTCACCTTCAAAATGCATGATCTAGTACATGATCTTGCATTATCAGTAGTGCAAAATGAGGTGAATTCATGTAACCATTATTCAACTGGGAATGTTCGACATTTATTGTTTGATCTATTGAAACAAGATGGTTCCCAGTTGCCGAATAACTTGAGCTGTCTGCAATCACTTTTCTTATTAGATGAAGAAGGCAAGGCTGATAGCGAATCTCTTATTGCCAAATTCATCTCAAGGTCTAAACATTTGAGGGTGCTACATTTTTCTGGCTGCAGTTTTGAGCATTTGCCAAACAATATACGTTATTTAAAGCAGTTAAGATATTTGAATCTGGCCTACAATGGAAATATAAAGAGACTTCCAAATTCCATTTGCAATTTACAGAGTTTGGAAATACTTGACCTCGGTGGATGTACGAGAATTGAAGAGTTACCAAAAGACATAAGGTACCTGATTAGCCTTAGAAAATTAATGGTAACAACAAAACAGACACGTTTGCAAGAGAATGGTATATGTTGCCTAAGTACTCTTCGGATTTTGGCCTTCTTTGAAtgtgaaaatttagaaaaattgtgTGAAGACATTCAAAACCTAACAGCCCTCCGAGAATTGTACATCGAAGAATGCAACAACTTGGTTTCATTGCCACAAGGTTTAAAATACCTAACTACATTAGAAAATTTGGCAATTGTAAATTGTGAAAAGCTTGACCTCACTCTGGAGGAGTTGGAACTTGAGAGGAAAGAAGAGGGTAGCCTTCGAAAATTGTGGATTGGAGGAGTGCCAAAGCTGGAGTCACTACCCCAATGGATCCTTCTAGGATCCACCAAAACTTTGCAGCACTTGTATATTGGAGAATTGGAGAATGTCTCGAGGTTACCAACGTGGTTCCAAGATCTCACATCCCTTCAAAGTCTATACATTAAAAATTGCCCAAAGCTGTCGTCTCTGGCAGAAGGGATGCAACACCTCACTGCACTCAAAAGACTAATGATTGGAGGGTGTCCAAAATTAAGCAAAAGATGCATTGAAGAAACCGGTGAAGACTGGCCTAAGATTGCTCATGTCGTTGACATTATTGTGGAGTCATGA